Proteins found in one Nerophis lumbriciformis linkage group LG27, RoL_Nlum_v2.1, whole genome shotgun sequence genomic segment:
- the asf1bb gene encoding histone chaperone asf1b-B — MAKVQVLKVAVLDNPSPFGNPFQFEITFECMENLSEDLEWKLIYVGSAESEEYDQVLDSVLVGPVPAGRHKFVFQADAPNTGLIPETDAVGVTVLLITCTYNGQNFIRIGYYVNNEYTDPELRENPPLKPDYSKLLRNILASTPRVTRFHINWEGLAEESENSENVDPSNIFCSSCRSAEKPC, encoded by the exons ATGGCTAAAGTTCAGGTACTAAAGGTCGCTGTATTGGACAACCCTAGCCCATTTGGGAATCCGTTTCAGTTCGAAATCACGTTTGAATGCATGGAGAATTTGTCCGAAG ATCTGGAATGGAAGCTCATCTATGTTGGATCAGCTGAGAGTGAAGAATATGACCAGGTTCTAGATTCTGTCCTGGTGGGACCAGTCCCAGCTGGCAGACACAAGTTTGTGTTTCAG GCTGATGCTCCAAACACAGGACTTATTCCAGAGACTGACGCTGTCGGAGTCACCGTACTCCTTATAACCTGCACTTACAATGGTCAGAACTTCATACGCATTGGTTACTATGTCAACAATGAGTACACTGACCCTGAACTACGAGAAAACCCACCTCTGAAACCCGACTACTCCAAG CTGCTGAGGAACATTTTGGCCTCAACCCCCCGAGTCACTCGCTTCCACATTAACTGGGAGGGTCTGGCAGAGGAGTCTGAGAACAGCGAGAACGTGGACCCATCTAACATCTTTTGTTCGTCTTGTAGAAGTGCAGAAAAACCTTGCTGA